From Canis lupus baileyi chromosome X, mCanLup2.hap1, whole genome shotgun sequence:
GAAGGCTAGTTAGGCTTATATTTGAGGTTTCCCTGTTagcatgacctgagcaaaacTGCACAGAATTTTGGGAGTGGCTGTTGGATGAGCCATTGGTCTAAATAATTTGGAGGGGAGAAAATCCTGAGGTGGTGGAGTTGCTGCGGGGACACGGCTATGAGTTGGTGTGACATGGTTTAGCATTAATTGTTTGTCAGCTGTCAGTAGGCTGACCTAACGTCCTAGCATGCGTCTTGAGGGCCTTTCCAATTGAGCTCtcgggaggaaggaaggaaagtcagGAAAAACATGCAATTCCCTTTTGGGGTGAGGGAAAGCACCTCGAGATTTGTGAGCTTCTCTGGGACAAGGTGTTACCACAAATGTCACATCAATTAATTGAAGGGCTGCAGTGTGGGAAAGCCAAGATCAGGGGTAAAAGAGAAAGGCAAGGTAGCACCAGGGAGCCTGGGCATGACACAGAAACATCTCTGCTTTTACTAGCTAAAGGAACCAAACATCCCCAGTGAAGGGGCTGGCTGTGTGTTTGGAATTCTCAGCCTGACCCGAGCATCAGGTGGAAATCCTTCTTACCCTCAGATCTTTACCTTCAACAGTCTCCTCAATGTTTCCTGTGACATCCCAGGTCTACCCCCACCCTTTTCCCCTGTCCGGCACCTTATAGAAGGAAAAACATCTAAGGAAAGAAGTAGCCGATGCCAGTTTTGGCCTCCTTCTCCCGGGGCACACGGAGCAATGGGCGGTCTTGCTCCAGAATGGGAGGGTTACCCGCTCCTTCCTCATCGTCATGGGAACGGGCAGTGCCGGGAGGCACAGCTGGCTCCTCAGAGGAACCTGGAAAATAGCAACAATGTTAACTCCTTATATTTCTAGACTTCATACTTTGCATAGCACCCAAGGGACTAAGACCTAATTTTGCCCTTCAAATGCAATATGAGGCAAGAAGCTAGGATAGGAATGACTATCCCCATTTGACATGTTAAGAAGACTGCGGCCTAACAGTAGAACATAGATCTCTAAATCTAGGCCCACTGTGGAAGGTGGTGGGGATAGGGCTGAGTTAGAGAACAGAAAGAGTGAGACAGATACCCCGTGCTCAGAGCAAAAGGACAATACCACCAGgaaggtggggaagagggaggcctCCTAATAACCACCACCACCCTACAACCAGCCTGACTAATTTCACTAAGCAAATGAGTAACAAAGCTGGAGCTGGAAGCTTACAGCACTTCATGGAGGGGAGAAAGCAGGTGTCGGTCATCAATGACTCTGGGGAGGACTTATGGTCCATGACTTGGCCAGGCCaagatttgtttttaaggagGGTGGTATCTACAGGAAATGTAACATCTGCATCTTCTGTATGGAACTGGATTGCCTTGGGATGCCAAGCTTCTTTAGAGTCAAGATCCTTAGGCATTGGGACAACTTCCATATTCATGATTTCTTCAAGACTGACAGCCAGGTCTGGCTGAGGGTCTGGAATTTTGTTGAGAATGGAGACCTCTTCAGGCTCTGGAGCCAAATTGGTAACTTCATCCTCTTCAAAAGTGTTGGCTTGGTCTTTTTGAGAACTGGGAATTTCACTGTGGACTTTAGCATCTCCAGGCTCTGGAACCACATTAAAAACTGAGTTGTTTTCAAGACTGGGGTTTTCTTTAGAGTCTTGGATTCCACTGACATCAGAAGCTTCTTTGTGCCCTGGGATTTCTTCAGCATCTGAGGCTTCTTCATCGTTTGGGATTCCACTCATAGCTGAAGATTCTTCTTGGTCTTGAATTTCATCAATCTCAGTCACATCTTTAGGGCTTGTTACCACATAGAGAACTGGGACCTCCTCAGGGATGGAGTCTTCTTCAGAGCCAGCAATTCCATTGATTTCTGGAGTTTCTTCCTGATCTGGAATTGCATCAGCATTTAAGGATTCATCATCatttgggatttcatcaagagcTGGGACCTCTTCAAGATTAGGATCTTCTTCAAAACCTGGGTTTTCATCATTACCTGAAGCATCTACATGGTCTGGGATTTCATGGGTGTCTGGGGCTTCTTCATTGGTTGGGATTACATGGAGATAGGAAATTTCTGCAAGGTCAAGATTTTGGTTGTCTTCACAGTCTGGTCCTTCTTTAGGGTCAGGATTTGGGTTTTCTCCAGGATTCGGGATTTGCACATTGGGGGCTCCTTCAGGGTCTGGGACCATATCAAAATATGGTATTTCTTCAAAGTCTGGGATTTCAATGAGTTCAGGAGCTTCATCATCAGGGTCTAGAATACCTTCAAGGGGAGGAAGATCATCAAAAATCAGGGTATCATCATTGTCGTCgtcatcatcttcatcttcttcatcaAGCTCTGGGATGCCTTTGAAATGTGGGCCTTGAATCTCAAGGTCATTTGGGATCTCAAGACCTTGAACTTCCCCAAAGACTACTCCTTGATTGAGATACTCATATACTAGCTCTTCGTGGACTGACACATCTTCCTCAGAGGACTCAACTTCCTCAAGGGACTCATCTTCAGCAAGGACCTGGCCTTCACCAAAGGATTGACCTTCAGCAAGGGCCTGATCTCCAGCAAGGGCCTGACCTCCAGCAGGGAACTGACCTTCATCAAAGGGCTTGCTCTGACCAAGGACAGCTGCCCGGGCTTCAGCAGAATTTTCCACTGGATCAGAAAGTAAAGCATCCTCTTCCATCTTTATGCGTGCACTCCTGGATGGGAATGAATTTGAAAAAGCGAGTCAGTTTTTATCCTTAGTTTGTCTAACATGATGGTGGTCTGGGATTAGAAGGAAATTCTGCACCAGGCTAAGCTTAAACAAACCAAGAAAACACTCACTGGATCTTCCTCAAATTCCTGCGTCTGATAAAGTCCAGGGCTTCAGGACTGGATTTCCATACACGCTTAGCAACCTGCTTCTGAATATGGGGAGGCACCTGAGAGTAAAATGAGCAATGTTAGCCTTTATtacatgacatttttatttttttatttttttgcatggcatttttaaatttacactCATCCTTATCAGGACTGAAAGCACCATGACCAGCTAATGTAGGAGGAATTTCTGGGAGATTTGGTGGCTACCTTCTTTGGCTACCCTCAGGGATATATGTACAACTCTCCCTTGCCTTGAGAGTAGGAGAGAGATAGCTGTGAAATAAATTTGCCCAGAAGTTCCATTTACCTGGAAGAGGATATCCCAGTTATCAATCATGGCACGGACCACATTGACAGAAGCAACATAATGGTCAATCCCCAGTCTTGTCTTCCTGGACTCCCTCTTGGCAAATCTCCCTTTCTTCAGGAGAGCAGATCCAAACACCAGAGCCAAATTGGTGGAAGTCATACGGTTGCCTGAAACCTatgaaaaggaaagcagaaagtGATTGCCTCTGAGGTGCTGATGGAAATAACACCaatataaatgtttcattttgttcttgtttccctctcccactgtgtgtctctgtctctgtctctctctctctctcatatattcCCACAATGTCCCCTACTACTCTCTCATTGCCCTTTTCCAGagttggggtttttgttgttgttgttgttgttgttattaccaACTGTCCATCAATGCCAATGGAGTCCTCGCAGTTCTCAGTAATTTTATGCAGGGCCTTCAGCAGACGCTCCAGGGTGTCACTATGGCAGGGTGGCATCAGGTAAACCAGCAGTTGCAGTGCAGAAAGCTGATCCTGCGGCTTTAGagctagaagaaggaaaataggGGCTGGCTCAGGGGGCTAGCCTTGGCAGCAGCCAGATACCAAGAGAGATGTGATTATGCtagaaaactgaggaaatctaTGGAGAAAGTACCCAGGCATCTTGTCTTTGCCTATTCCCAAAGCATTTGAACTCAGGAACTCTAAAAGTAAGAAAGTGCTCCCATCAAAACCAGACCCCTTCTATAGAACCTAGGTTCTTCTTTGCCCTAAGAGGACACGCGCAGCTTCAAGAAACTCTAGAGAAATTTCCAAACAATAGATTTATGATGGAATattaagagatacagagaaagtaaTCTGGATATGTGTTTTCATCTTCTGATGTTTCTTCTGTTTTAGTTCCTTGGGGTCCTGCAGCCAGAGCTCTGTCCTGATACCCCTATATCCCCCCTACTACTTCCTTTCCTTGCCTAAGAAGGGAGAGCAGAACACTCACTTGCTGTCAAAAGGAAGGACATGTACAGATCATCTGGCAGCAGCGAGTCCTTCATGTCACGGAAAAACTCCTTGAGGAGTGCAGCCACATCATGCACATTCTGAGTGTCATCCAGCACTACATCCAGACCTTGATCAAATTCTTCACGGAgctagaaagaagagagagaatacatggaccctctgccctgcccacctCAGGCCCCCACCAGACATgaacacacccccaccccccacacacacacccacacacctgcTTTTCCTCACTCAAGGAACAGAAGTATAAACATAACCAATTTACCTCCCGCACTCTCTCCTCCGAGTATTCCAGAGTGAAAATCCCCACTGTGCTTaagcctgaaagaaaaaaacaggggatGCTAAGTATATCTGGTCCCCCTCTCCCTGGCATTTCCCTTCTCCCCAGCTGAATCCCAACCCCAACTGGTGGCAGGGGAAGGTTCCCATCCTCAAACCCATTTCTCTCCCCATTTCTAGAACACCATTCTTCCCCTTTAATTGCCTCCTACCTTGATttaaccatcatttttttttcggTCCCCTTACCATGTTTTTCAATGAAGCTGCAGCAAGCCTCAACAACCTGGGGTATTTGTTTAGCAATCGGATTGAGGCTCATTTTCCTTTTGGATCCCAGAAGTCGCTGGCCAATTGGAAAGGAAATCTTGGAAAGTTGCAGGGTCTGCAGCAGCAGGGCCCCATCCTCCAGTTCAGCCAGGCTGTCCACAGATACTGCACCCTGTAGAGAAACCCAGAGTGTCTTAAAAATGGGCGCGGGGGCTGGAGTGTCCCTTTGGACCTTCCTGAGGATTCGGTCACATTAATAATAGGAGACATTCTCTCTGTGGCAAGCCAGTTACACCCCTCCAATATGTTCCGTTCGCTCCCCCTCCCTCTGAGGACACAGGCCTTGACCCTCCCATCCCATTCACCCACATTCCTGGATGCCTCAGGAAGGGTCACTGCCTGAACCCTGGAGTGTTTAACTCACTCGACGTCCACGGCGAGTAAACTCCCGGGGCAAGGAGGGCTCATCCCGTCTACGACTGAAAAAGCGCCTGATGCGGCCAAACATCCTTTGCACCACGTTTCCCCGACGACGGCCTGCAGCCTGACCGGTGGATTCTTCAATCTCCATCGCGGCTATTAGTTCAAGATGCTTGCGGCGGGTAAGCTCATTCACCAGCACCTCTTCCAGACGAATGCCAAATGTCTTGAGTGATACAGCTGGGGagccagggagagaaagaatgagaaacgTCAACGCTCCGCAGCGCTTAAATCAGGAGGAACTGCAGGGGCTGTGGCACACCTCTCAGCAGCCGCTGGCAGCCAACCCCACCCCTCCAGACCCGCAGCGCCCCTTCCCGGGGAGTGAGCCAAAAAAGACCCTGCAGTGGTTTGGCGAAAAGACTCCTCTCCACTCAAACTACCCCGATGGAGCTCAAGGTCCCTGCCTTAAGTCCTGCCAGGGGATGACAGCCTTGAAGCAGTGAGGGCAGTTTCTTCTGGGCGATCCGTCTGAGGTGGATGCACTGGGAAGGCTTAGGCAGATCAGTTGGGACCGCCCTGTGCCTGTAGCCAGTGGGCCATTTCCTGAAATCATCCCCTACGGTGTTGGGAGGGGGAGTGACCCCAAAATCAGTGGGCATCGCCCAGCCTCCAGTAACCAGGGACTCAATGGCGGGGGGGAGTGGGCAGCGTTCCATTTATTTCCTACCAAAAGTAATAGAGCCCCTCACCCCTCTGCTGTCCTCTCAGAATCAGGAACCACTTCTCAAAGGTGTTTGGACGGTCAATATGTAGAGctatgggaagagaaaaaaagacacgCGCACTCACACAAATTGGATTTAATCAATGTCGAAAACATCTCAACGTATTGATCCACAGGGAGGGGTATAGCAAACAACTCAGTCCAGGATGCTGAAAGTGTTGTGTTTgctcccagcctcagtttccccgtttGACAACGGGACCAAGCCTATCTACCACACCTGAGACTCGAAGAATTTAACCAGATCAGATGATCGGAGGCGCGGCGTGAGCACCGCACACCGTGTCAAGCAGGGTAGTAATTCCACTCAAGGCTTCAAGCATCAATTGCTGGCTCCATGGCTCCCGGACAGTGCAACAGGCTAGGGGAGGGGCTCCGCCTGCGGCGGCAAGTAGGGGTCGCCAAGTTCCTATGGATGCGCTCGCGCCTGGGCTGCCGTCCGCTCCCAGCGCCGCAGTCCGAGAAGCGGCGACTCGTACTGTCCTGGCGCTCAGACCCCCGGCAGCCAGGTCTCCACGACCCTCGCGTGGCTACCTCAGGCCACGCCCTCTGAATGCGCCTGGCGAGCCCGCCGCCCCCACACTTCTCACTGCCGCAGGGGGGCCCCTCGGCCCGTGcgccccctccttcccacctccccctgGGCGGCCGAGTCCGCTCGCACTCCCGGTCCCCGCACTCTCAGACCCCATCCAGGGTTCCGTACAGCCCGCTCACCCGCAGCTGGCTGAGGTGGGCAGCGCTCGCAGCGCACCTCCCGCCaacgctcccgctcccgctccagAGCCCGCACCGCCCTCCCGCTCTGTGCCGGGATTGGCGTGTGTCTCTCCCAACTGTCTCGCTATCTCCCTGGACTCGCCATCTCTTGAGCATGCCGTCTCTGTGCGTCCCGGTCCTTTCTCGGAGTGTCCCTCTCGCACTGACTTGTTCGCGCACCGCACCTGGTGCGTCTGTCTCTTCACCTGCCCTCTGTCCACCTGTCTGTCCCTGCCATTCGCCTGTCTGTCTGAccgcccctccagcccccaggtTTTGACCCAACTCAACTAATCTCGACCTCCCCCACATTCAGCAAATACCCTTCAACTCCCGCTTCCTCAGTTGTCCCGGCACCAAGGGACCTGAGAGGGAGCCTCTCCTACCCTCCTGGACCCCCGACTCGGCCCGTCCTGCCCGGGGTCCGCTCGCCCGAAGGAGGGGACGCCACGTTCCGGGCCAGCTCACCTCTGTTAGGTTTGAATTCAGAGAGGAAATGTCTGGCCACGAGTTCGTGGTAAGCAGTCTCTTGCAGCTTCAGACGCTCCAGCTCCGACAGACTGTGTATCGATATCATCTTCGTCCTGCGGTCCGGATTGTGTCCTGGGGCTCCTCCCAGGAcgtttactaaaaaaataaaggcgGACAATAACAGCAAagggggcatgattctggggcaCAGTGTCCTTGCTGCCTTCAGAAAAGGAATGCAGCCACCCATTCTGGAATCGATGATTATCAAGGCTGCATCATCCAATTGTCACTGGACCTGGTGGAAGGAGCTATGGGGGGGAGGGTggcaaagggggagggaaaaCTGGGAGGCGGCTTCACCCTCAAGCAGAGCTGCCTCTggttgcttatttaaaaaaaaaaaaaaaaagaacttaaaaaaaatcagccctGAACCGACAGTCCAGAAAACAGAAAGCCCAattaggcaaaaggaaaaaaggggaataaaaaaaaaaaagaaaaaagaaggaaaaaggattaaaagaaaaccaaccaACCTTACTCATAATTTTGAAATGTACACTGAGACAAGAATAAGGTAATATTGTCCATCAATTAACTAGGACATTGAtggagttcatttttattttttaatgatactaCTCTATGCTGTCCAGGTTGAATGAAATGGGCACATCCATCTAGGTTAGGAGCACTGAAAATTTGTACAGCTCTTCCAGAAAGCAAACTGGACACATAAGTATGGAGCCAAATATCATCCCCAGGccctttgacccagtaattccctTCTAGGAATCTATCCTAATGAAATCTTCCTTCAGACAGGAAAAACTATATGTACATGAGCCATAACAGGAAAGCATTTAAGGAAAAAAGCTAGCCCAGCAACAAGACTAGTTATATAAATTATGGAATGACCACAGTCTGGAAAATTATGTAATCATTAAACTGATGTTTACAAAGAGCTTTTAAATAGCAAATACAAAATATAGAATTGTATTAATCATGATTACAACCATGTGAAGGaaaatatgcacaaaaataaaagaaatgcaccCCAATACAAACAGCATCTGTATTAAGTGGTAGGATTTTATTTGCCTTATGCCTTTTCTCTATTTATCAAAAATTGTACaacttgattatatttttttcatgaacagAACATCAATTtgtaccaaaacaaacaaacatcatgTCCAGGCCATTTCTAATGAGACTCCCTACACAGGATTGGTGATCAGAGTGAAGTCTTAGTGTATTGGCAAACCTGTTCTATATGTCCCTTCTCCATGGTACCTATCTCAGGCTCCTCTGGGGCTTCATAGGATCCCCCAGTGGGGATCTCTCTGGACTCCATGCAGTATTCTTTCCTGCACATCCTGGCCTCTGTTACTCATTtgctctttcattcattttttaaaaaatcgataTGAACTGCCTACTTTGTGCCAGATACTAAAGATTCAAATATGAGCAAGATAATGCTACTCTTTTCATAAAGGATCTAACAGCGAAGTGAAGGAAATACGCAAGGCAGCAACAATTTACAAAACCTTGTGATAAGTCAATGGCCAAGACATAAACAAAGTACTGTGAGAGCAGAACATCTAAGTCAGCCCTGGGGGCAAGGGGTGTGGAGAAATGGATGT
This genomic window contains:
- the ARHGAP36 gene encoding rho GTPase-activating protein 36 isoform X2; translated protein: MAWILDCLFASAFEPRPRRVNVLGGAPGHNPDRRTKMISIHSLSELERLKLQETAYHELVARHFLSEFKPNRALHIDRPNTFEKWFLILRGQQRAVSLKTFGIRLEEVLVNELTRRKHLELIAAMEIEESTGQAAGRRRGNVVQRMFGRIRRFFSRRRDEPSLPREFTRRGRRGAVSVDSLAELEDGALLLQTLQLSKISFPIGQRLLGSKRKMSLNPIAKQIPQVVEACCSFIEKHGLSTVGIFTLEYSEERVRELREEFDQGLDVVLDDTQNVHDVAALLKEFFRDMKDSLLPDDLYMSFLLTATLKPQDQLSALQLLVYLMPPCHSDTLERLLKALHKITENCEDSIGIDGQLVSGNRMTSTNLALVFGSALLKKGRFAKRESRKTRLGIDHYVASVNVVRAMIDNWDILFQVPPHIQKQVAKRVWKSSPEALDFIRRRNLRKIQSARIKMEEDALLSDPVENSAEARAAVLGQSKPFDEGSSEEPAVPPGTARSHDDEEGAGNPPILEQDRPLLRVPREKEAKTGIGYFFP
- the ARHGAP36 gene encoding rho GTPase-activating protein 36 isoform X3, giving the protein MISIHSLSELERLKLQETAYHELVARHFLSEFKPNRALHIDRPNTFEKWFLILRGQQRAVSLKTFGIRLEEVLVNELTRRKHLELIAAMEIEESTGQAAGRRRGNVVQRMFGRIRRFFSRRRDEPSLPREFTRRGRRGAVSVDSLAELEDGALLLQTLQLSKISFPIGQRLLGSKRKMSLNPIAKQIPQVVEACCSFIEKHGLSTVGIFTLEYSEERVRELREEFDQGLDVVLDDTQNVHDVAALLKEFFRDMKDSLLPDDLYMSFLLTATLKPQDQLSALQLLVYLMPPCHSDTLERLLKALHKITENCEDSIGIDGQLVSGNRMTSTNLALVFGSALLKKGRFAKRESRKTRLGIDHYVASVNVVRAMIDNWDILFQVPPHIQKQVAKRVWKSSPEALDFIRRRNLRKIQSARIKMEEDALLSDPVENSAEARAAVLGQSKPFDEGSSEEPAVPPGTARSHDDEEGAGNPPILEQDRPLLRVPREKEAKTGIGYFFP
- the ARHGAP36 gene encoding rho GTPase-activating protein 36 isoform X1 codes for the protein MGGCIPFLKAARTLCPRIMPPLLLLSAFIFLVNVLGGAPGHNPDRRTKMISIHSLSELERLKLQETAYHELVARHFLSEFKPNRALHIDRPNTFEKWFLILRGQQRAVSLKTFGIRLEEVLVNELTRRKHLELIAAMEIEESTGQAAGRRRGNVVQRMFGRIRRFFSRRRDEPSLPREFTRRGRRGAVSVDSLAELEDGALLLQTLQLSKISFPIGQRLLGSKRKMSLNPIAKQIPQVVEACCSFIEKHGLSTVGIFTLEYSEERVRELREEFDQGLDVVLDDTQNVHDVAALLKEFFRDMKDSLLPDDLYMSFLLTATLKPQDQLSALQLLVYLMPPCHSDTLERLLKALHKITENCEDSIGIDGQLVSGNRMTSTNLALVFGSALLKKGRFAKRESRKTRLGIDHYVASVNVVRAMIDNWDILFQVPPHIQKQVAKRVWKSSPEALDFIRRRNLRKIQSARIKMEEDALLSDPVENSAEARAAVLGQSKPFDEGSSEEPAVPPGTARSHDDEEGAGNPPILEQDRPLLRVPREKEAKTGIGYFFP
- the ARHGAP36 gene encoding rho GTPase-activating protein 36 isoform X4 is translated as MEIEESTGQAAGRRRGNVVQRMFGRIRRFFSRRRDEPSLPREFTRRGRRGAVSVDSLAELEDGALLLQTLQLSKISFPIGQRLLGSKRKMSLNPIAKQIPQVVEACCSFIEKHGLSTVGIFTLEYSEERVRELREEFDQGLDVVLDDTQNVHDVAALLKEFFRDMKDSLLPDDLYMSFLLTATLKPQDQLSALQLLVYLMPPCHSDTLERLLKALHKITENCEDSIGIDGQLVSGNRMTSTNLALVFGSALLKKGRFAKRESRKTRLGIDHYVASVNVVRAMIDNWDILFQVPPHIQKQVAKRVWKSSPEALDFIRRRNLRKIQSARIKMEEDALLSDPVENSAEARAAVLGQSKPFDEGSSEEPAVPPGTARSHDDEEGAGNPPILEQDRPLLRVPREKEAKTGIGYFFP